Part of the Vidua macroura isolate BioBank_ID:100142 chromosome 27, ASM2450914v1, whole genome shotgun sequence genome, CATTAGCTGGGATGGTGCCCATTTGACATGAGCTGGTCAGAAAATTACTGCTTCCACTAAGGTGCCTCTGGGCCTGAGGCAGGCCAGGACTGCTATAAAAGGCAGCCCAAGTCTCTGCTCTCTCATCCACTTCTCTCACCTCCTACTCCTCAGGAACCAGGTGAGTGGGAagcctcttctcctcctcctgctgctgcttcaagaGCAGCTCTTGCCTGGCTGGAGGTCTCAGCTGAGAGGGGCTGTCatagcccagggctgggagctgcttctgctgggagagggcaggggagagaaggTCTTGTGCAGACAGAGAGAGGCTGGGACTTGGCTGAGGTGGCTCCTGGGCTttgagctgggcactgcagtgtgggcaaggaggtgcctgggctgcagggcgTTTGggtgcagtgctgcttctcGTGTGTCCTCACTTtgtgcttctccctgccctctgtgccaggtgcaCCTGTGACCCCgagccatgtcctgctgcaagCCCTGCGAcccttgctgccagccctgcggcccctgcccgctggccaacagctgcaatgagtgctgtgtcaggcagtgccagagctcccaCGTTGCCATTGAGCcgcctgctgtgctggtgaccctGCCCGggcccatcctcagctccttcccacagaacaCCGCCGTGGGATCTTCtacctctgctgctgttggcaACATCCTCAGCTGTGGCGGAGTGCCCATCAGCTCTGGGGGCTTTGACCTATCCTGCATCACCAACTGCTATGGTGGCAGCAGATGTCGTCCCTGCTAAAGCTGCTGGCAATGTCTTTCAGCAAGAACGTCCAAGACTTCAAAGCACGGTTTTGGGCAGGAGATAGAGCTTCAGAAAATTGTATTCACAGCCTTGGACCATCGCTTCCTTGTTCTActctcctctgcttttctgtccttctcttCCCAAGGCTAATATGGACTTcttgtccttccttcctccgCGGAGCAGTGCAAAGAACAGCACATGGGAGCTCCATCTTAGTGGCGgctcctggtgctctctgtgagccatctccttttcttctttaaacttATTAAAACTGTGTTGCATTCAAGCCTTGACCTCTGAGTCGTCTATTGTTCTGGGCCAACTCCTCCAGTCTGCTCAGGAAAAAAGTGGAGACAAAAATGCGTGGGGCTCGCTGCAGTGGATTTTACTTGGTGCCCTTTTCCCTTGGAGCTGGTGAAGAACATCCCTGGCTCCTCAGCAGCCAAAGGCCACGATGGAGACTTTGGCTCCAAAGGAGTGGCAATGGGAAACAACAACAATTAGGGACAGCCCACAACTCATCTCTTCCTATCCTTCCTTCATTGTCTGGCCTCGGGTCTGTGGCCAGCACACCTGGCAACAAGGAGATGAGATCCAAACCTCACACGCTCCCTCAGCTCTCGGCACGGCCCAGCGGCTGCCCAGACCCGCAGGGCTGAGGGGATTCACAAGTAAAGGATTGGTAACACACTCAATCTGTGCACTGGAGTCTCCATCGCTGGGAACCCAACACCTCCAAAAGGATCTCATGTTTTCTTCTAGGTGTCCATCTTCCCTTTGCAAATGACTTGTGGCTTCACTCCTAATGCCAACATTTAGGAATGTTTTCCGCCCTACTTGAAAATTTCTGATTAATCCTTGGCCTTCAGCCCCAGGCAATGGTCCAAATATCATTCCCTGGGTAGCCATGTTGTCTTGGGTGCAGAAAATGAACTCCTAACGGTATTGCTGGGCTCCAGTTACCCTGGGCTTGGGTTCACAGGTCTCTGTGATGCAGGTGACATTCCACACATGCTCCTCCTGCTGGCGTCTCCAGGCAGAGACAGAGCCTTTGTCCATCTCACGGGATGCTGACACACCTTGCTCTGTCCCAAAACCAAGGCTTCATCTGCTCCTCGTGAGACCTGCTGCCCAAGCACTGGTCTCAGTTGCCACAACCAAACCATCCCCAGTTCCACAtccttctgtgtgtgtgacccccaCGGGCCACCCCTCCGCATGGCTCCTTTTGGGAACCACAACATAAAAAAGACTACAAGCTACTACAGAATGCCCAAAAGAGGCTACAAGGATAGGAAAAGGGTCTGGAGGATCcctatgaggagtggctgaggccGCTAAACCCATCCATCCAGGAGAAGATGAGACTGAGGTCAGACATCACTGTCATCTTTGACATCCTCCTGAGGGGCAGTACAGGGGCAAGAGCCAAACTTTGCACGCTCATGACCAGCGTCAAGACTTGAGGAAGTGGGTTGGAGCTGAGTTGAGGGAGGTTGCgcttggatatcaggaaaaggttcttcacccagagggtatTTGGTGGtcgagcactggaacaggctccccagggaagtggtctcTGCACCAAACCcgacagagctcaagaagggtttggacaacactctcaggtgCTTGCTGGGAGTCTTGGCATGTCCTGTGTAGGGCCACGAGTTGCACTTGATGCTCCTGATGGGTCATTTCCAACTCGGCATCTTCTATGAGTCTAGGAGTCTATGACTGTGCTGAGAAAGTCCCAGTCCTCTTGGTAGCTGCCATTCAATTCCTACAATACTGTGATGAGGTCCTCCACAAGC contains:
- the LOC128819626 gene encoding feather keratin Cos1-2-like, with amino-acid sequence MSCCKPCDPCCQPCGPCPLANSCNECCVRQCQSSHVAIEPPAVLVTLPGPILSSFPQNTAVGSSTSAAVGNILSCGGVPISSGGFDLSCITNCYGGSRCRPC